The following proteins are encoded in a genomic region of Reichenbachiella sp.:
- a CDS encoding serine hydrolase domain-containing protein, translating to MQTYLVSILLRTNTGRVGLLFYLLLIGLSVSPSLASVPNPIEKDTLFTQWAKTKSTLPTIFYELTDFNDFSDRVEAESLIRMYGIGGVIIPNGDLTDVKQWMIENEKWRKEPLIHIASIDQIFELPFQGLPAFPNHLSVSCYTDDSLVYQLARGHAQVLKSLGIGMIQISNIPAYYSDHEWRKVQLYLHGLTDAKISFYFSELIDGNTLPYVSSKGLKSILISAMNIEPSGVLEKKSVKKYQKKTGDQRIVFHRTIDHQATLKQIENGVGFTIVSRQDKPQSLGSYLLTEGVPNKGFYRNLVKDYIQLYHKVEKGVANTDSLLDWENFLQRFELRDITLTKDLNNLLPFGDLREIEFVTISNKSSFELSVAKYKSAKHFSPSMLQIPIDSLTRLLPKNAVVLVDLTAWEKENQEEIMNLCDSLSGTIPVLVFIEENPEILKNSNRKAAVIWNPEDSQSRLKVMVEMVFGGRAIYGALSGYFQEDETRKGIITKATGRLIYSNKNTSDVNQKVLDQIDTLVAHAIREKMMPGCQIMMVKDGQVVYDKTFGHLTYDSLTSVRWDHVYDIASVTKTVATVPALMQRMDKGKVKLDGYLGDYLSDIDTTKSKLLVDDILTHQSGLKSYIPFWRNAKYFSDSANFLYKKRKWRRKYSYHSINWNDSIQSWITSSSYNSLSNNDGTYRYLYSDLGFMLMKDLVEENCQCAFDQSMDRLLYQPMGMNFTTFNPLNRFPKEQIAPTEEDKYFRSELLQGIVHDKNAALLGGVSGHAGLFSNANDLAKYMQMLLQGGSYGGVRYFSDSTVQIFTTKKNENDRRAMGWDKPYPSVGNASKYASDESFGHSGFTGTLVWADPKYNLVYIFLSNRIYPDPQNYKLIESNTRTKIHNLMYESFLNVRKETRSGS from the coding sequence ATGCAAACTTACTTAGTTTCTATTTTATTACGGACAAATACAGGTAGAGTTGGTCTTCTTTTTTACCTGCTGTTGATAGGGCTATCGGTATCACCTTCGCTTGCTAGTGTGCCAAACCCGATTGAAAAGGATACTTTGTTCACTCAATGGGCAAAGACAAAATCTACATTGCCCACCATATTCTATGAACTAACTGATTTCAATGACTTTTCTGATCGTGTTGAGGCGGAAAGTTTGATTCGCATGTATGGAATCGGGGGCGTCATCATTCCTAATGGTGATTTGACGGATGTCAAACAGTGGATGATAGAAAATGAGAAGTGGCGAAAGGAGCCGTTGATTCATATCGCTTCTATTGATCAAATATTTGAATTGCCATTTCAAGGATTACCTGCATTTCCAAATCATCTTTCCGTTTCTTGTTATACTGACGACAGCTTGGTTTACCAACTGGCACGAGGCCATGCCCAAGTCTTAAAATCATTGGGTATTGGAATGATCCAAATTTCAAATATTCCGGCTTACTATTCAGACCACGAATGGCGTAAAGTGCAGTTATATTTACATGGTTTGACTGATGCTAAAATCTCTTTTTATTTCAGTGAACTAATTGATGGGAATACTTTACCATATGTTTCGAGCAAGGGTTTGAAGAGTATTTTGATTAGCGCGATGAATATAGAACCAAGCGGAGTCTTGGAAAAGAAGTCAGTCAAAAAATATCAAAAAAAGACCGGAGATCAACGGATCGTATTTCACCGTACCATCGATCACCAAGCTACGCTTAAACAAATCGAAAATGGGGTCGGGTTTACAATCGTATCTAGACAAGACAAACCCCAGTCTTTGGGAAGCTATTTGCTTACTGAAGGTGTGCCGAACAAGGGTTTTTACAGAAATCTGGTGAAAGATTACATTCAACTGTATCATAAAGTAGAAAAAGGAGTAGCCAATACGGATTCTCTTTTGGATTGGGAGAATTTCTTGCAGCGCTTTGAATTAAGGGATATTACATTGACGAAAGACCTTAATAACCTTCTACCTTTTGGTGATTTGAGAGAGATTGAATTTGTGACTATTTCAAACAAATCCTCTTTCGAATTAAGCGTAGCTAAATATAAATCGGCAAAACATTTTTCTCCTTCCATGCTTCAAATCCCTATTGATTCATTGACCCGATTGTTGCCGAAAAATGCCGTTGTTTTGGTGGATTTAACTGCATGGGAGAAAGAAAATCAGGAAGAGATCATGAATTTATGTGATTCACTTAGCGGAACGATTCCTGTTTTGGTGTTCATTGAGGAAAATCCTGAAATCCTTAAAAATTCGAATAGAAAGGCTGCTGTGATTTGGAATCCTGAAGACTCTCAATCAAGGTTGAAGGTCATGGTGGAAATGGTATTTGGTGGAAGAGCCATTTATGGAGCATTATCGGGTTATTTTCAAGAAGATGAAACCAGAAAAGGTATAATTACAAAGGCTACCGGTAGACTGATTTACTCTAATAAGAATACCTCTGACGTCAATCAAAAAGTACTAGATCAAATTGATACTTTGGTTGCCCATGCTATTAGAGAAAAAATGATGCCTGGATGTCAAATCATGATGGTCAAAGATGGTCAGGTGGTGTATGATAAAACCTTTGGGCATTTGACCTATGACAGCCTCACTTCAGTTAGATGGGACCACGTATATGATATAGCCTCAGTGACCAAAACAGTCGCCACTGTACCGGCCTTGATGCAGAGAATGGACAAAGGTAAAGTGAAATTAGATGGATACTTGGGAGATTACCTGTCTGACATCGATACCACCAAGTCGAAGTTGTTGGTTGATGATATATTGACTCATCAGTCTGGATTAAAGTCATACATACCCTTTTGGCGTAATGCTAAATACTTTTCGGACAGTGCCAATTTCTTATACAAGAAACGCAAATGGCGAAGAAAATACTCTTATCATTCAATCAATTGGAATGATTCTATTCAATCCTGGATTACCAGTTCTTCGTACAATAGTTTATCAAACAACGATGGCACTTATCGTTATCTATATAGCGACTTGGGGTTTATGCTGATGAAAGACTTGGTGGAAGAAAATTGCCAATGTGCCTTTGACCAATCTATGGATCGACTATTATATCAACCTATGGGGATGAATTTCACAACTTTCAATCCATTGAACAGGTTTCCCAAAGAACAAATAGCACCAACGGAGGAGGACAAGTATTTCCGTTCGGAGTTGCTACAAGGAATCGTGCATGATAAGAATGCAGCTCTTCTGGGAGGAGTGAGTGGGCATGCGGGATTGTTTTCTAATGCCAATGATTTAGCCAAGTACATGCAAATGCTACTGCAGGGTGGTTCCTACGGAGGAGTGAGATACTTTTCTGATTCTACTGTTCAAATATTTACTACTAAAAAGAATGAAAATGATAGGAGGGCGATGGGATGGGACAAGCCCTATCCATCTGTTGGTAATGCATCAAAATATGCATCAGACGAATCTTTTGGTCATTCGGGATTTACAGGTACACTCGTTTGGGCTGATCCCAAATACAATTTGGTATATATTTTCCTTTCAAACCGAATATATCCCGATCCTCAGAATTATAAACTTATAGAAAGCAATACTCGTACTAAAATTCACAACCTGATGTATGAATCGTTTTTGAATGTCAGAAAGGAAACACGTTCGGGAAGTTGA
- the bshA gene encoding N-acetyl-alpha-D-glucosaminyl L-malate synthase BshA, which translates to MNIGVVCYPTYGGSGVVATELGKAMAAEGHKVHFITYSQPTRLDFFNENLFYHEVDIKPYPLFQYPPYEIALASKMVEVAKKEKLDIFHVHYAVPHASAAYMAREILKMEEVHVPFITTLHGTDITIVGKDASLEPVVTFSINQSDGITAVSSDLSKDTYDHFKVTKDIKVIPNFIDLDRFKKQKKDHFKKAICPNGEMLIVHTSNFRKVKRVQDVVKVFNEIRKTVPAKLLLVGDGPERSGIEKLAEQSCSIDDVRFLGKLEAVEEVLSVSDLFLMTSEKESFGLAALEAMACEVPLISTNAGGLPELNVDGVTGFLCDVGDIDSMSAKALQILDKDNLPKFKAAALKRAKEFELSNILPMYEGYYNQVIEEFKEKIVVK; encoded by the coding sequence ATGAATATAGGAGTTGTTTGTTATCCAACCTACGGGGGGTCTGGCGTGGTGGCCACGGAACTTGGAAAAGCTATGGCGGCGGAAGGACATAAAGTTCATTTTATTACTTACTCCCAACCCACTCGCTTAGATTTTTTTAATGAAAATCTGTTTTATCACGAAGTAGATATCAAACCCTATCCGCTCTTTCAGTATCCACCCTATGAGATTGCATTGGCCAGTAAGATGGTGGAGGTGGCCAAAAAAGAAAAGCTCGATATATTTCATGTTCATTATGCAGTGCCTCATGCCTCTGCCGCATACATGGCCAGAGAAATATTGAAAATGGAAGAAGTACATGTTCCATTTATTACTACCCTTCATGGTACTGATATTACAATCGTAGGAAAAGATGCCTCGCTTGAGCCGGTGGTTACTTTTTCTATTAATCAGTCTGATGGGATTACAGCCGTGTCAAGTGATTTGAGTAAGGATACTTACGATCATTTTAAAGTAACTAAGGACATTAAGGTTATTCCTAATTTTATTGACCTGGATAGATTTAAAAAACAAAAAAAGGATCACTTCAAAAAAGCTATTTGCCCAAATGGAGAAATGCTGATCGTTCATACTTCTAACTTTAGAAAAGTAAAAAGAGTTCAGGACGTAGTTAAGGTATTCAATGAAATAAGAAAAACTGTTCCTGCTAAATTGTTGTTGGTAGGGGACGGACCTGAGCGGTCTGGAATAGAGAAATTAGCAGAACAGAGTTGCAGTATCGATGATGTTCGGTTTTTAGGTAAATTGGAAGCAGTGGAAGAGGTGCTAAGTGTTTCTGATTTGTTTCTAATGACTTCTGAAAAAGAAAGCTTTGGATTGGCAGCACTTGAAGCTATGGCGTGCGAAGTGCCATTGATCTCAACCAACGCTGGAGGATTGCCGGAGTTGAATGTAGATGGTGTTACTGGATTCTTGTGCGATGTGGGAGATATTGATTCCATGTCAGCCAAAGCCCTTCAGATACTGGATAAGGATAATCTGCCAAAGTTTAAAGCAGCCGCTTTAAAGAGAGCTAAGGAGTTTGAGCTATCAAACATTCTGCCTATGTATGAAGGTTATTACAACCAGGTTATCGAAGAATTCAAAGAGAAAATTGTTGTTAAATAG
- a CDS encoding sterol desaturase family protein, with protein MENKAKNSGTGQIFKNPILEKLTRTHISMPLIAFSAVSSYLIYTGATEYGLNAISLILLFLAGTFAFTFVEYLMHRFLFHMPETTPARKKVVYTMHGVHHDHPKDKDRLAMPVPLSLTISFLFFWFFRMIMGELVWGFLPGFLMGYAGYLWIHFMIHAFQPPKNFFKFFWVHHGIHHYKQPQRAFGVTTPIWDLVFRTMPTK; from the coding sequence ATGGAAAACAAAGCCAAAAACTCCGGTACTGGACAAATTTTTAAGAATCCAATCTTAGAAAAACTAACCAGAACTCATATTTCAATGCCGTTGATCGCTTTTTCTGCGGTTTCCTCCTATTTGATATATACAGGAGCTACTGAATATGGTTTGAACGCAATTTCATTGATTCTGCTTTTCTTGGCGGGAACATTTGCTTTTACCTTTGTCGAGTACCTGATGCACAGGTTTTTGTTTCATATGCCAGAAACAACACCTGCAAGAAAAAAGGTGGTATACACTATGCATGGCGTACATCATGATCATCCGAAAGACAAGGATCGATTGGCCATGCCAGTACCGTTAAGTTTGACTATTTCATTTTTATTCTTCTGGTTTTTTAGAATGATCATGGGTGAACTAGTTTGGGGCTTCCTTCCTGGTTTTTTGATGGGTTATGCAGGATATCTTTGGATTCATTTCATGATTCATGCTTTCCAGCCACCAAAAAACTTCTTCAAGTTTTTCTGGGTACACCACGGTATTCATCATTATAAGCAGCCACAACGAGCTTTTGGTGTGACTACACCGATATGGGATTTGGTATTCCGAACTATGCCTACCAAATAA
- the mutL gene encoding DNA mismatch repair endonuclease MutL, whose product MPDIINLLPDAIANQIAAGEVVQRPASVVKELLENSVDAGATNIQLIINEAGKVLIQVIDNGLGMSETDARMCFERHATSKISTSEDLFKIKTMGFRGEALASIAAVARVELKSKTAQAELATFIHIEASEIKKQEPVSANQGTSIAVKNLFYNVPARRNFLKSNPVEMRHILDEFHRVALSNPAISFTLTQNDKEIYQLPAGKLSQRIVSLFGKNYQKQLITCQEETHWLKVQGYIGTPEFCKKTRGEQFFFINNRFIKSSYLNHAVQGAYEGMIQEGQFPFYALFIEMDPVHIDINVHPTKTEVKFDDERSVYGIIKAAVKQALGTHNVTPSLDFGSDVNFKNLAIDNSHFNAPSKSEGNYGSFKSLDKQGKSTRWDEMYEQAIDESRPSPAEIRREELAGLETPQMIFQSEANVQQSVELEEEESSAKPILMHEKLVLKQVKTGVMVVDVILAHERILYEKYLETLHKKSGSSQRSLFPVTFEMNPADFSLVMELKEEISALGFEFEEFGKNTVAINGVPADIKNINEKELFEGLLEQFKFNKSELSLSTRENMARSIAKRSASKTKISNDSIELRTLIDRLFACHQPNYTPNGTPTFIILGLEKIAEFFNQ is encoded by the coding sequence ATGCCAGACATCATTAATCTACTACCAGATGCTATCGCCAACCAAATAGCAGCAGGCGAAGTAGTACAAAGACCCGCTTCGGTAGTCAAAGAACTACTTGAAAACAGCGTGGATGCAGGAGCCACAAACATCCAATTAATCATCAATGAGGCTGGGAAAGTTTTAATTCAAGTCATAGACAATGGGCTGGGCATGTCTGAAACCGACGCCCGAATGTGCTTCGAAAGACACGCTACATCTAAAATTTCAACTTCAGAGGATTTGTTCAAAATCAAAACCATGGGATTTCGCGGCGAGGCACTAGCGTCTATAGCTGCGGTAGCTCGGGTGGAACTCAAGTCAAAAACTGCTCAGGCAGAACTAGCGACTTTCATCCATATCGAAGCTTCAGAGATCAAAAAACAAGAACCTGTTTCCGCCAATCAAGGGACATCCATTGCGGTTAAGAATTTGTTTTACAACGTACCTGCCAGACGAAATTTTCTCAAAAGCAATCCGGTGGAAATGCGACATATTTTGGATGAATTTCATCGGGTAGCTTTATCCAACCCAGCCATCAGCTTTACGCTTACACAAAACGACAAAGAAATTTACCAACTGCCGGCTGGAAAACTGAGTCAGCGGATAGTCTCTCTTTTTGGTAAAAACTATCAGAAACAACTGATCACTTGTCAGGAAGAAACCCATTGGTTGAAAGTACAAGGATACATTGGCACCCCGGAATTTTGTAAAAAAACCAGAGGCGAGCAATTCTTTTTCATCAACAACCGCTTTATCAAAAGCAGTTACCTCAATCATGCCGTACAAGGAGCTTATGAAGGTATGATTCAGGAAGGTCAATTTCCATTTTATGCCTTATTCATAGAAATGGACCCTGTACATATCGACATCAATGTACACCCAACCAAAACAGAGGTAAAGTTTGACGATGAGCGTAGTGTTTATGGCATAATCAAAGCAGCCGTCAAACAAGCGCTAGGCACACACAACGTGACACCTAGTCTGGACTTTGGCTCTGATGTCAATTTCAAGAATTTGGCTATTGACAACTCACACTTCAATGCGCCTAGCAAATCCGAAGGAAACTACGGTAGTTTTAAGTCTCTGGACAAACAAGGCAAAAGCACCCGTTGGGATGAAATGTACGAACAAGCCATTGATGAGTCCAGACCCTCTCCTGCTGAGATCAGAAGAGAAGAATTAGCTGGTTTGGAAACCCCACAAATGATTTTCCAAAGTGAGGCCAACGTACAACAATCGGTAGAATTGGAAGAGGAAGAGTCTAGTGCAAAACCCATCTTAATGCACGAGAAGTTGGTACTTAAGCAAGTAAAAACTGGCGTCATGGTGGTAGATGTGATTCTAGCCCACGAGCGCATCTTGTACGAAAAGTACCTGGAGACCTTACATAAAAAATCCGGAAGCTCACAACGGAGCCTCTTTCCCGTCACTTTCGAAATGAACCCGGCAGACTTTTCATTGGTCATGGAACTCAAAGAGGAAATTAGTGCTTTGGGATTCGAATTTGAAGAGTTTGGCAAAAACACCGTTGCTATTAATGGTGTACCAGCCGACATCAAAAACATCAATGAGAAAGAGTTGTTTGAAGGATTGCTGGAGCAGTTTAAATTCAATAAATCAGAACTTTCGCTCAGCACACGAGAAAATATGGCTCGATCTATCGCAAAAAGATCCGCCAGCAAAACAAAAATCTCAAATGACAGTATAGAGTTAAGAACTTTAATCGATCGACTATTTGCTTGTCACCAACCCAACTATACGCCTAACGGCACCCCAACATTCATTATATTGGGGCTTGAAAAAATTGCAGAGTTTTTTAATCAATAG